The following DNA comes from Papaver somniferum cultivar HN1 chromosome 4, ASM357369v1, whole genome shotgun sequence.
ATTTCAAATCGTTTTGTTTGTTTCATTTCCTTTGTATGACTTGTTTCGTCTCACTTGATAAATACTTcccatggaaatgatcctaatgaggtctgaTTTTGCCTATTGTATAGGTCTTATTatgcctcctactactctccatgttaaataccatatcatttgaagcaaaacaaATATCCAAGAGAAATATTAAAATTTGATATATGCGAGATTTTTCTCGATTTTTTGTAATTGTGCGATTGTATCGCGCTTggtaaaccaaatcaaaaactttTTATTTGTTCTAagaaaagtaaaatgttcaaggaagtggtacttagcttttatgtgagttgttgttgtcaaagaagtgaataaatgccttgaaatgtatgaacgtcgcgcagcaaaaagaagtgtgagaagtgagacttgaacccttgacctgccttttgcattttctcgcaccataccaactgtgctaaccctctcatacgaaataatcaaagactgtgcgaagtaatcaaagacCAACTGTGCGAACCGTGCTAACCCTCTCATGCAAAATAATCAAAGACAGTGTGAAGTAATGAAAGACCAAGTGTGCGAACCCTCTGATGTGAAATAATCAAAGACCAACTGTGCGAGAGGCAATTCTGTaaaaatttcgcgtaacaaaaacaaatgtgtgagaggcaagaattgatcccatgaCCTGCTCCTTGCGATGTATCGCACTGAACCATCTGTTGCAACTCTGTTGTGCAAAATAACTAAACAACTGCAAAACTTTATCCTCATCTTCACCCTTAATAGCTTAAATATAAATACGCGAAAAAAGACACGCATGAGGTGGGAATAGAAGTCCTCTTGACCAATTGTTCAAGCATCTCTATGCGAAGAAAATGCATAacatttttatcttatttttttattCTCCCTTGTAGGGAACATATGTGCGGTAAAAAGAAAGTGAGATCTTTATTCTTCCTTGTAGGGAACATATGTGCGGTAAAAAGAAAGCGAGAGGTGAGATTCGAACGCGCGGTGTGCAACCCACAGTCTAACCTTCTGACCATCTGTACTGACTTCATCAGTGTTAAGGAAACCATTATGTTTGATACTTATCTTTTATACGCCTCTTtggaaatgagaagaaaatgaaaactatGTATGTGCGCGAATTCGAACTCGTGACCTATTGTTtgctctttacaactcgaaccaTCTGTGCTAATATTCGCTTATGACAAAAACCGCAGCGTCTTCCTCTTATCTTCTCTTCGCCCTTCCTTAATTTCTTTCGCATCTGTCTTCTTCTCCTGAATATGAAAATCTTCCAACAAAACTTCCATTTTTCCCCTTGAATTTTGTAGATCTGGTAAAATTTGTTGCAGGTAGGATAAAATCCTTTACTCTCTCCTTGTTTAtggacgccaaaatgtagttgcaggaaatcctacaaccacatccattcaAGATTAAGTAACTCTctaagaaatcatggtgaaaatcattTGTTTATTCCTCAAGATCTTAAGATTGAATACAAAATATTACAaaactttacttgctctccaaataaactttctctctcctaatttcttgtatCACACTCACCCTAAAGAGAGATCTCCCAATACACAGTttctttccctttatatagggtaatacataatggatgacagctaatagattccctattttcggaatcactgtgcgttacaatcgctcatgtacatttGCTCAACTTCGCACACTTTACATTTTCacacagatcatcacactttactcgtgactatgctgacatcattaaatacATCATCCTAATTTTAGTATGTGTGATGGTCTTCGCTTACATTAGATGACCTTTACTTCGCACAGATGTGGAatatgcgatatttcactcctacattccCTTTGGCGAGTATTATTCGATAATTCTCTTGTGTTCGTTTCCTAACACATCCGAAGATATTTTCTGTATCCACAAGGGGATTTTGGATGAATAAAAAAGAGGATGGTGAAGTATGGATCAAATTTTTCTATCAGAAGCCACCAAAAACTATTTGCAAAAAATGCTTTATGATTAGTCATGCAATTCAACACTATACCTATTTGGCAGAGCAACTCTTAATATACTAATATGGGTTTGTGCATGGGGAACTACTTGGAGGGTACCTACTCTAAAAAATGCAATTTTGATTATTAGTACACAAAGAAGCAGAAACAACCAAGATGTTATTATTGAAGCAGAAACAACTAATCATGAATCAAGCTCTGATTTGCTTGCAATGGAGGATAATTTTTCCACTGACGAGACGAGTATCTTCTAACAATTCTGCCAACTTGGTGATGGAAACCATGGATATATAGGTTTATAACAATCATTACAATCCTTTCAGAATTATATAAGCACAAATTAATGACAAGATAACAAACcaagtttttattttttgagaTAAGACAACAAACCAAGTATTCACATCGAATACTTAGTTATAACTTAGAAACGGGAACTCAGACCACCAAACCATGGTTTTTACTAAAGAACGCCAGAAGATTAGTTCTTGATCTGATCCTTTTCAGAGATCTTAACGTGGAAACCGCTTCCGAAAGATAAAGCAGGGTTACGGTAAGCATTTCCTCTTATTTTTGTCCAACTGGATGATCCACAAACGAAGACAGGGATGATCAAATCGCAATTTTCACAAGTTTCAAAAGCCAAGTAAAATGCATTGATCAGTAAGTATAATCTGGTAAATGTAAAGGTTAATTACCTGAACTTAGTGATCAGAGCACGAATGAATATAGCCATCACTGTCTTGCTAAACTCAGCTCCTACACAATGTCTCAACCCTCCACCAAATGGAATATAATCTATCGACGGTGCATTTGTACCGCCGATGTCCTGTTTATATTATGCACACACATTAATCCACATGTAAATTACCAACATGTTTAATTGCAACAGAAGTAGCATCCAAAACGTAGAAGACTAAAACAATAGATACTTACACTCCATCTCCAGGGATTAAAGGTATGTGGAtctggaaattttttaggattcatATGAATAGCAGAAGGAACTAGCATAATTGTCCATCCTTTTGGAATTGTGTACCCtgtaaacaaacaaaaaaaaatcaataatatGTAACTAAATACATATTGAAAACAACTCGAGCTGCCATGTTTATTTCAAAGCAAATGAATTTTCATTtgcttattttttctttttttgtagctTAAGAAAATTTATAATATTGTAGGAgtattttttattaaaaatttTAATTAATTTGTTCGTTTTTTCTTAAATTTTGTGAAAATGGGAAAATAGAAAAACCGACAAACTACTATTTTACACCCCTAGTTGGCATGCACGACGAGGAGATAACCGATGATATCAAGTAAACATCGTACTTGCCCTACAGTGTTTAATAAGAAAAGATCCAGAGTACATACCATTTACGTGAACATCTTTAATAACCTTTCTTAACATCCCAGGAAGCATATTAGACATCCTTAGTGTTTCATGAATAACCTGTCATGTTAAATGATTCAGATTGTAACTAGCTAGAATCTGATTATAATTGCACACAATAAATGTTATGCAGTTCATATACCTACCTGAGTCATGAAAGTCATTGACTTATATTCATTCCATGTAAGTGGAGAATCAGAATTGTCTTTGCTTTTAGCCAAATTATCTTGTTCTTCCTAATTGCAATGCAAAACATCATTAATTAACTTAGTACTTCACTGAGTTAATGTATGATTTTAGGTTAATAAGCTTTGATGAATTTTCATTTTACCGACCAGTAATTCAGTCACCACGGCAGGGTGGTCCGTCAACAGTGTAAACGATAAAGTGAGAGCTGTAGAAATGGAGACAAAACTGGCAAGTAATATTGCAAATATGaaataaacaacaaaatcttCCGTTATAAATTCCATTGTTTTCATGTCTTCTATGACTTGATCAAGAAAATCGCCTTTCTTTTCAGTTGAATTACGTCTCTTGTGCAGTATATCCTTCATCAGTTGGATTGCCTTCTTTTTGTTCTAACAAAAGATAAATAAAGTTATAACTGAAATTAAAATGAGCTCGTATACAAACAATATTACAAGGGTAAATTAAAATGCAATAATCTCTTTATGATTTATTACCTTCATACACTTGTGATATGTAGTACCGGGAATGTTTATAGGAACCGTCATTACGCTATCAAAGAAGTCGGCAAACACGTTACCCATATTTGTATCCATCGGATCGTAATGGAATAAATGTTTCGCAGTCAGATCAAATACCATCTgcatgttggttaaacttcaacatagaagtcactaacaggctggttaggacaagattaagaaattgatgtaatcctaagggaattagaagtcatctagttctaagaaaaggaaagacatgtcataaggtaataggactaggaaaaggaattcataattctatatatatatgatcaccaaagttgtggttgatcatatgagcaagattagagcttgtgtttagttttgagagattttctaaacatcaataaagagagttgtctttatataagctaagtttcatcttgcagttgctattaattggtatcagagcttgtttctgagccatggaaaacgaaaccaccattgtgggtgcaaaacagttcacgccaccatcaatacaagttccaatcctcaacgccacaaactacacagtatgggccatgagaatgaaggtactgatgaaaatctacaaagtttgggaaacaattgatcctggtacattggacccagacaaaaacaatgttgccattggattactctttcaagcaataccagaatgtcttgttctacaagttggtgaacaggaaacttcaaagaaaatttgggatgcaataaaggcacgtaatctcggagctgatcgagttaaagaagcccgtctgcaaaccttaatgtctgaatttgaaagagtaaagatgaaagacactgacaCTATTGATagatttgcaggaaagctatcagaaatagcctcaaaagctgcgtcacttggacaatccattgatgaagataaactggtgaagaagtttctcaatagtttaccaagatccaaatatattcatatcatagcttctctcgaacaagtcttagatttaaagaagactagctatgaatatataattggaagattgaaagcatatgaagaaagaatccttgatgaagaaaacaatggagaaactcaaggaaaactcttgtacacaaaatcttaccaacaaaaactctgcgacaagaggaa
Coding sequences within:
- the LOC113271970 gene encoding cytochrome P450 87A3-like codes for the protein MKNKKKAIQLMKDILHKRRNSTEKKGDFLDQVIEDMKTMEFITEDFVVYFIFAILLASFVSISTALTLSFTLLTDHPAVVTELLEEQDNLAKSKDNSDSPLTWNEYKSMTFMTQVIHETLRMSNMLPGMLRKVIKDVHVNGYTIPKGWTIMLVPSAIHMNPKKFPDPHTFNPWRWSDIGGTNAPSIDYIPFGGGLRHCVGAEFSKTVMAIFIRALITKFSWTKIRGNAYRNPALSFGSGFHVKISEKDQIKN